A window from Salvelinus fontinalis isolate EN_2023a chromosome 8, ASM2944872v1, whole genome shotgun sequence encodes these proteins:
- the LOC129860616 gene encoding peptidase inhibitor R3HDML-like — MCCQNPIQRVEMGAAQLLFAAIFWSMPYTGAAAVLSLSKSNQTDLLQLTRPASEAESDWRNLNLTSIHVPRSRRRRAISSREMNALLDYHNRVRSQVSPQAANMEIMVWDGKLAKSADSWASRCIWDHGPSQTMRYMGQNLSINSGRYRSVIELVRSWQDEKNSFSYPNTCSGPVCSHYTQMVWANTNRMGCAINKCSNMNVYGSSWRTAVFLVCNYSIKGNWVGEAPYKSGKPCSACPSKYGGSCNRNQCSSAGSKAKAKKRKRY; from the exons ATGTGCTGTCAGAACCCCATCCAGAGGGTAGAGATGGGTGCTGCTCAGCTCCTCTTCGCTGCCATCTTCTGGTCAATGCCTTACACTGGAGCTGCTGCTGTGCTGTCTCTGTCCAAATCCAACCAGACAGACCTTCTCCAACTAACTAGGCCTGCCTCCGAGGcagagtctgactggaggaatCTGAATCTTACTAGCATCCACGTGCCTCGTAGCCGAAGGAGGAGAGCCATCTCCTCCAGAGAAATGAATGCCTTGTTGGATTATCACAACCGTGTCCGCTCCCAGGTCTCCCCTCAAGCTGCCAACATGGAGATCATG GTGTGGGATGGGAAACTGGCAAAATCAGCAGATTCCTGGGCCTCCCGCTGCATATGGGATCATGGACCCTCCCAGACCATGAGATATATGGGCCAAAACCTGTCCATCAACTCTGGCAG ATACCGATCAGTCATTGAGCTGGTGAGGTCCTGGCAGGATGAGAAAAACTCCTTCTCCTACCCCAACACATGCAGTGGACCAGTTTGTTCCCACTATACACAG ATGGTCTGGGCCAATACCAACAGGATGGGATGTGCCATCAACAAGTGCTCAAACATGAACGTGTACGGGAGCTCTTGGAGAACAGCAGTGTTCTTGGTTTGCAACTACTCTATCAA AGGGAACTGGGTTGGAGAGGCTCCCTACAAGAGTGGCAAACCATGCTCTGCTTGTCCATCAAAATATGGAGGTTCGTGTAACAGAAACCAGTGTTCCTCCGCTGGTTCAAAAGCCAAAGCCAAGAAACGGAAAAGATATTAA